In Myripristis murdjan chromosome 18, fMyrMur1.1, whole genome shotgun sequence, the sequence GGCCTGCAAggttctgtgtttattttcttccaaaatatgcctgcacatgccagtgtgtttgttcctCCTCTTTTTAAGAGTTTGGTGATTTCCTGAATTACAACagatttaaaaacagatttttttctctttataatttCAGAAACTCCCCAAACTGCAGTTTTTGTGGATATAGCATTAACATATATAAAAGCTGATAAGCTGTGTTATCAAATATGTTCTGTGGCTTCAGATGAATTTCCTTTAGAAGAGAGGGTGAAATGGCTCTTTTGATAGTAAAGGTCACTGACCTCTAGTCTAGTCTCTTGTTAGATCATCAGTTTTTCTGAGcctgttttgtttgatgaaCCTGGACCTTTTAGTCAGTACTTctattacagtaaaaaaaaaaaaaaatgtgcatttactctgctctgcctgcctctcttgCATTTTGGTCCCGGTATTTCCTGAGTCCTGCTAGCTTTGGTGCTCCCATGAATAGAAATCTTTATCTTGACAACCCATCTGAGTGGTCATTCAGCCCACACATAACCACAACTGAAGTCAGCTACGTTGCTCTTAATGCTAAAATTTTCTAAACTATATTTAGTAGCTAGGCCCACACATGTCCAGATAGAATAGCATTTTGAGAAGGATCAAAGGACACAGGGACTTTGGCAGAGATATTACACAAATGGGTacgattttaaaaaatgtggtaACTGGACTGGGCTGTTGGATTGTGGAGAATTTAAATGTCCCAAGTTGTAAACATCACATCAAAAGGTCTCTCACCCTcaccagagaaaaaaacatcagtatatACAGTTAGACTAAAAAATGTCTGGAGAAATGACTTCAGGGCAGATTCAATTAAGATtttataaacataaatacacacagtatatGGACAAAAGTCTTGGTCCACCTCCACGTTCCACCtccaggagcttctctgacTTCCCATTCAAAATCCAGAGGAATTAATCCAGAGGAGAATTTGTGAGGGAACAGAAACATGACGTtgagccaaacaacaacagcaacaagaattgCTCTCTTACATGAGCCTGCAGTAACACaagatgtgtgtgagcagtgttcaGGCGTGGCTGCATCTCCAGCCACAACACTGACTGACGAGGGTTTGACTTTCCTCGACCTGAGTGATGGACTCTCAGCAAGTTCTCTGCTTTATTGTCCTGTTGAACAGTCcagctgaagcagcagctctgcagctctTACCATCACACTTGTGGTGTTTAAGATGTTCACACTGGCTGTAACTTCACCCTCATACAGTGTAGCTGAACGGTCACTCTCCTGTGTGGAATCTCATGTGCCTGTGTAAGATACGCTTATCTGAAAAGCTTTTGTTACAttctgagcagctaaatggtttctctcccgTGTGGAGTCTCATGTGTACTTTTAAGTTAGTTTTATCGCTAAAACTTTTAagacaaactgagcagctaaaaggtttctctcctgtgtgaactCTCATGTGTacttttaagttatttttatcTCTAAAACCTTTCtgacaaactgagcagctaaatggtttctctcctgtgtgaactCTCATGTGTACATTTAAGTTATTTTTATCTCTAAGACCTTTAtgacaaactgagcagctaaatggtttctctcctgtgtggactctcacgTGTACTTTTAAGTTAGTTTTATCGCTAAAACTTTTATGACAAACTGAACAGCTAAATggcttctctcctgtgtggactttcATGTGTCTGTAAAAGTTATTTTTACGTGAAAAACGTTTGTCACATTgtgagcagctaaatggtttctctcctgtgtggactctcatgtgtcTTTCAAAGTCAGTTTTATCTCCAAAACTTTGAtgacaaactgagcagctaaaagctttctctcctgtgtggactctcttGTGTCTGTTAAAGCCACGTTTAAGTGAAAAACTTTTGCCACATAatgagcagctgaatggttttTCTCTCTTGTGCATCATCATGTGCTTATCTAACATCTGTCTTTGTTTAAAGCTTGAACCGCACAAATGGCACTTCCACTGTGtcactcttgtgtttttgttcaccCTGTCCTCCATGTCATCCTCACTGTCATCAGTCTTAGAGtcagaggagtgtgaggagaggagctggccATTACTAGCTGGTTGGAGATCAGCAGCTGGATCTACATTTCCGGCCGGTTCCTCTCCAGCAGCTTCTGTTTCCATCTttacagtggagctgctggcaggaggctctgcctctctgctctcctcagtttggctttgatgaagatgtgagggcccagcttcctcttcatcatcttcactcttGAGAGTAACAGCGCTGAATGGGACCTTGATatcttgaagctgctctgcctcctgactgGCCCAGAGCTCCTGCTGTTCCTCTTTAACGTGTGGCGGCTCTGGCTGCTCCTGGTCCACACTGGGGCTCCACTCCTGCTTCTCTT encodes:
- the LOC115376881 gene encoding zinc finger protein OZF-like; this encodes MSELQELSSLVWRRQDAAAGRISELLDGALADYKEQISRLKEDNERQRKLLDALLHPGARLFPTVLPKQLLVCKEEKQEWSPSVDQEQPEPPHVKEEQQELWASQEAEQLQDIKVPFSAVTLKSEDDEEEAGPSHLHQSQTEESREAEPPASSSTVKMETEAAGEEPAGNVDPAADLQPASNGQLLSSHSSDSKTDDSEDDMEDRVNKNTRVTQWKCHLCGSSFKQRQMLDKHMMMHKREKPFSCSLCGKSFSLKRGFNRHKRVHTGEKAFSCSVCHQSFGDKTDFERHMRVHTGEKPFSCSQCDKRFSRKNNFYRHMKVHTGEKPFSCSVCHKSFSDKTNLKVHVRVHTGEKPFSCSVCHKGLRDKNNLNVHMRVHTGEKPFSCSVCQKGFRDKNNLKVHMRVHTGEKPFSCSVCLKSFSDKTNLKVHMRLHTGEKPFSCSECNKSFSDKRILHRHMRFHTGE